The following coding sequences are from one Campylobacter showae CSUNSWCD window:
- a CDS encoding AI-2E family transporter, protein MIYLASFVVVAAGLKAASVVVLPFLMAVFIAIVATPAINALKKLKFPRVLAFVLVTAVVFLLLGFIANTVLKTINGLVSYMPELQSKFKTLADHYHHILASRGLIDPNSVSAPADFDINKLFAVLGGFLRSGTELASKSFFVFLLVTFMLFEVQVFSQKVEYFASKNPQTNQIVDTFISNLKRYLAIKSAASFATGVFIFIGLNFIGVPYAPLWGILAFVLNFVPTIGSIIAAVPALLVALLLNDAADCAWTAALYVVVNVVIGNFIEPKFLGKGLGISTLVVLLSLLFWGFLFGIGGMFLAVPLTMSLKIALDANPSTKFIAVLLSDKLER, encoded by the coding sequence ATAATCTATCTAGCTAGCTTCGTCGTTGTAGCAGCCGGACTAAAGGCCGCTAGCGTCGTAGTGCTGCCCTTTTTGATGGCGGTTTTTATCGCTATCGTGGCGACGCCCGCGATAAATGCGCTAAAAAAGCTCAAATTTCCGCGCGTTTTAGCTTTTGTGCTAGTTACCGCGGTCGTGTTTTTATTGCTTGGATTTATCGCAAACACCGTGTTAAAGACCATTAACGGGCTAGTTAGCTATATGCCCGAGCTTCAGAGCAAATTTAAAACCCTAGCCGACCACTATCACCATATACTAGCTAGCCGCGGCCTCATCGACCCAAACAGCGTCTCCGCGCCCGCAGACTTTGATATCAATAAACTTTTTGCCGTGCTGGGCGGGTTTTTAAGAAGTGGCACGGAGCTTGCCTCAAAGAGCTTTTTTGTCTTTTTACTCGTTACTTTTATGCTTTTTGAGGTGCAGGTATTTTCTCAAAAAGTCGAGTATTTTGCGAGTAAAAATCCGCAAACAAATCAGATCGTAGATACGTTTATATCAAATCTCAAGCGCTATCTCGCGATCAAGTCCGCAGCATCTTTTGCGACGGGCGTTTTTATATTTATCGGGCTAAATTTCATCGGCGTTCCTTACGCGCCGCTTTGGGGGATTTTGGCTTTCGTGCTAAATTTTGTCCCAACGATCGGCTCTATCATCGCGGCCGTTCCAGCGCTTTTGGTGGCGCTTTTGCTAAACGACGCGGCGGATTGCGCTTGGACTGCAGCACTGTATGTGGTCGTAAATGTCGTCATCGGCAACTTTATCGAGCCTAAATTTCTTGGCAAAGGCCTTGGTATCAGCACGCTTGTAGTACTTTTGAGCCTACTTTTTTGGGGATTTTTGTTCGGCATCGGCGGTATGTTTTTAGCCGTACCGCTTACGATGAGCCTAAAGATCGCGCTTGACGCAAACCCGAGCACGAAATTTATCGCCGTTTTACTCAGCGATAAACTCGAGCGGTAA
- the pgsA gene encoding CDP-diacylglycerol--glycerol-3-phosphate 3-phosphatidyltransferase: MSLNLPNALAFLRVFLAPLMFWLLLSANSFSGVHISWMNYFAALVFVIASVTDFFDGFIARAWDQKTKLGAVIDPLADKMLTLGAFLGLMMIDRASPWAVYLILVREFFITGFRVVMAGEGVEVAASMAGKIKTVCQMVAIGFLTMQWPFGEFLLWLSVALTLYSGFEYVNAYVRHVKNQAKKA; this comes from the coding sequence ATGAGCCTAAATTTACCAAACGCCCTAGCCTTCCTGCGCGTATTTCTCGCACCCCTGATGTTTTGGCTGCTACTTAGCGCAAATTCCTTCTCAGGCGTGCATATTAGCTGGATGAACTACTTTGCCGCGCTTGTATTCGTGATCGCTAGCGTCACGGATTTTTTTGACGGATTTATCGCGCGCGCATGGGATCAAAAAACCAAACTAGGAGCCGTGATCGACCCGCTTGCGGATAAAATGCTAACGCTTGGCGCGTTTTTAGGACTCATGATGATAGACCGCGCGAGCCCATGGGCCGTGTATCTCATCCTCGTTCGCGAGTTTTTTATCACGGGATTTCGCGTTGTGATGGCGGGCGAAGGCGTAGAGGTCGCCGCATCGATGGCAGGCAAAATTAAAACTGTCTGCCAGATGGTCGCGATCGGCTTTTTAACCATGCAGTGGCCTTTTGGCGAGTTTTTGCTCTGGCTTAGCGTCGCGCTGACGCTGTATTCGGGCTTTGAGTACGTAAACGCTTATGTAAGGCACGTTAAAAATCAAGCCAAAAAGGCGTAA
- the dapA gene encoding 4-hydroxy-tetrahydrodipicolinate synthase, which produces MTALITPFKDGKLDEIGYEKLIKRQIANGIDAVVPVGTTGESATLTHDEHRICIEIAVNTCKNTGVKVLAGAGSNATHEAVGLAKFAQDHGADGILSVAPYYNKPTQEGLYRHYKAIASSVEIPVLLYNVPGRVGVDIQPCTVFRLFKECENVYGIKEATGSIERCVDLLAHEPGLSVISGEDAINYPILSNGGRGVISVTANLLPDEISNLTHFALKGEFARAKAINDDLYAVNKIMFCESNPIPVKAAMYIAGLISSLEYRLPLCEPSAENLKKIEQTIKQYNIKGF; this is translated from the coding sequence ATGACGGCGCTGATTACGCCTTTTAAAGACGGCAAATTAGACGAAATCGGTTATGAAAAATTAATCAAAAGACAAATAGCAAACGGCATCGACGCAGTCGTACCAGTCGGCACCACAGGCGAGAGTGCGACGCTAACGCACGACGAGCATAGAATCTGCATAGAAATCGCCGTAAATACCTGCAAAAACACCGGCGTAAAAGTACTCGCGGGCGCTGGCAGTAACGCCACTCACGAGGCGGTAGGTTTAGCAAAATTTGCTCAAGATCACGGTGCAGACGGTATCCTCTCGGTAGCGCCATACTACAACAAACCGACGCAAGAAGGCCTATACCGCCACTACAAAGCAATCGCCTCAAGCGTCGAAATCCCGGTGCTACTCTATAACGTCCCGGGCCGCGTGGGCGTAGATATCCAGCCGTGCACGGTTTTTAGGCTGTTTAAAGAGTGCGAGAACGTTTACGGCATAAAAGAGGCCACTGGTAGCATCGAGCGCTGCGTCGATCTACTCGCGCACGAGCCCGGCCTATCCGTCATCAGCGGCGAGGACGCGATAAATTACCCTATCCTCTCAAATGGCGGCAGGGGCGTGATCTCGGTCACGGCAAATTTGCTCCCGGACGAGATCTCAAATTTGACCCACTTTGCGCTAAAAGGCGAATTTGCGCGCGCAAAAGCCATAAACGACGATCTTTATGCGGTAAATAAAATAATGTTTTGCGAGAGCAATCCGATCCCGGTCAAGGCCGCTATGTACATCGCTGGGCTCATATCAAGCCTAGAGTACCGCTTGCCGCTTTGCGAGCCGAGCGCTGAAAATCTCAAAAAAATCGAACAAACCATAAAACAATATAACATAAAAGGATTTTAA
- a CDS encoding M16 family metallopeptidase, which translates to MLIKYSKTKLKNGFEIYHIPASKGSSVISVDVFYRVGSRNETMGKSGIAHMLEHLNFKSTKNMKAGEFDEIVKGFGGVNNASTGFDYTHYFVKCSKGNLDEALRLYADIMENLSLKDKEFQPERDVVTEERRWRTDNSPIGFLYFTLFNVAFSYHPYHWTPIGFIGDIRNWTIDDIKEFHETYYQPQNAMLLISGDIDKKSAFELGKKHFENIKNKKPLPKLHCIEPGQNGAKRAEIYKDSEVEMLALAFKIPPFNHEDQPRLGALAEYLGSGQSSVLQRVLIDEKCLVNSVDVYNMSNIDESLLIVLAVCNPGVKAEAVEEEIWRVLENAKTQKIDEDEITKIKNSLKSDLIYSLDSASKVANLYGSYLVRGDIKPLFELPEKTAALKPTDLNEICKKYARKEKSTTIILRKEKSE; encoded by the coding sequence ATGCTTATAAAATACTCCAAAACAAAGCTCAAAAACGGCTTTGAGATCTATCACATCCCCGCTAGCAAGGGTTCTAGCGTCATCAGCGTGGACGTGTTTTACCGCGTGGGCTCGCGAAACGAAACCATGGGCAAAAGCGGCATCGCGCACATGCTAGAGCACCTAAATTTTAAATCCACCAAAAATATGAAAGCGGGCGAATTTGACGAGATCGTAAAGGGATTTGGCGGCGTAAACAACGCTAGCACGGGCTTTGATTATACGCACTATTTCGTCAAATGCTCAAAGGGTAACCTAGACGAGGCGCTTAGGCTCTACGCCGATATAATGGAAAATTTGAGTCTAAAAGATAAAGAATTCCAGCCCGAGCGCGACGTCGTGACCGAGGAGCGCAGATGGCGCACGGACAACTCTCCGATCGGCTTTTTGTACTTTACGCTCTTTAACGTCGCTTTTAGTTATCACCCGTATCACTGGACACCGATCGGCTTTATCGGCGACATCAGAAACTGGACGATAGATGATATAAAAGAATTTCACGAGACGTACTATCAGCCGCAAAATGCAATGCTTCTAATCAGCGGCGACATAGATAAAAAAAGCGCGTTTGAGCTAGGTAAAAAGCACTTTGAAAATATAAAAAACAAAAAACCGCTACCAAAACTCCACTGCATCGAGCCTGGGCAAAACGGCGCAAAAAGGGCTGAAATTTACAAGGACAGCGAAGTAGAGATGCTGGCGCTTGCCTTTAAGATCCCGCCGTTTAATCACGAGGATCAGCCGCGTCTGGGCGCGCTAGCCGAGTATCTAGGCAGCGGGCAAAGCTCTGTTTTGCAGCGCGTTTTGATAGATGAAAAATGCCTCGTAAACAGCGTGGACGTCTATAATATGAGCAACATCGACGAGAGCTTGCTCATCGTACTAGCCGTTTGTAATCCTGGCGTCAAGGCCGAGGCCGTAGAGGAAGAGATCTGGCGAGTGCTAGAAAACGCCAAAACCCAAAAAATAGACGAAGACGAGATAACCAAGATAAAAAATAGCTTAAAAAGCGATCTTATTTACTCGCTAGATAGCGCGTCGAAGGTTGCAAATTTATACGGCAGTTATCTAGTTAGAGGCGATATAAAGCCGCTTTTTGAGCTGCCGGAAAAAACAGCCGCGCTAAAACCTACCGATCTAAACGAAATCTGCAAAAAATACGCAAGAAAAGAAAAATCCACGACGATCATCCTAAGAAAGGAAAAAAGTGAATAA
- the cysS gene encoding cysteine--tRNA ligase yields the protein MQIFDSVKRKKVEFEPVKSDFVRIYVCGPTVYDDAHLGHAKSAISFDLLRRTLSELGYKVKFVRNYTDIDDKILKKMSESGESLEAITDRYIASYERDMSALNVLEPDVKPKATQTLKEMIEYIEILLKNGFAYGIAGDGIYFDTAKDAQYLSLSGKFDTEANVARVASSDEKKDEKDFVLWKFDEKWYESPFGRGRPGWHTECVAMIKKHLSSGEKFEIDIHAGGLDLLFPHHENEAAQCRCAEHKSLAKYWLHNGFIQVNNEKMSKSLGNSFFVKDALERNLGEAVRFYLISSHYRANFNFSEDDLSAAKKRLDKIYRLKKRVLGAAANLSANDKFKSEFMSAMGDDLNTSKALASVDEFVRSANDELDANPKDKAKKGEVAANLELIARVLGILQVDVFEYFQFGVSDEKRAYIEDLINQRNEAKKAKNYELSDKIRDMLSANGISLMDTPNGCMWEKI from the coding sequence ATGCAAATTTTTGATAGCGTAAAGAGAAAAAAAGTAGAATTTGAGCCTGTAAAAAGCGACTTTGTGCGCATTTACGTCTGCGGGCCGACGGTTTATGACGATGCGCATTTAGGACACGCCAAAAGCGCGATTAGCTTTGATTTGCTTAGACGCACGTTAAGCGAGCTTGGATACAAGGTCAAATTCGTGCGAAACTACACCGACATCGACGATAAAATTTTAAAGAAAATGAGTGAGAGCGGCGAGAGTTTAGAAGCGATCACGGATAGATACATCGCAAGCTATGAGCGCGATATGAGCGCACTTAACGTGCTTGAGCCAGACGTCAAGCCAAAAGCGACGCAGACGCTAAAAGAGATGATAGAGTACATCGAAATTTTGCTAAAAAACGGCTTTGCTTATGGGATCGCGGGCGACGGCATATACTTTGACACCGCAAAAGACGCGCAGTATCTGAGCCTGAGCGGTAAATTTGACACCGAGGCAAATGTCGCTCGCGTGGCTAGTAGCGACGAAAAAAAGGACGAAAAAGACTTCGTGCTGTGGAAATTTGACGAGAAATGGTACGAAAGCCCGTTTGGCCGCGGTCGCCCAGGCTGGCACACCGAGTGCGTCGCGATGATAAAAAAGCACCTATCTAGCGGCGAAAAATTTGAAATCGATATCCACGCGGGCGGGCTTGATTTGCTCTTTCCTCATCACGAAAACGAGGCTGCGCAGTGCCGCTGTGCCGAGCATAAAAGCCTGGCTAAATACTGGCTTCACAACGGCTTTATCCAAGTAAATAACGAAAAAATGAGCAAGAGCCTGGGAAATAGCTTTTTCGTTAAAGATGCGCTAGAGCGAAATTTGGGCGAGGCGGTGAGATTTTATCTGATTTCTAGCCACTACAGAGCGAATTTTAACTTTAGCGAAGACGATCTAAGCGCGGCAAAAAAGCGCCTGGATAAAATTTACCGTCTAAAAAAACGAGTTTTGGGCGCGGCGGCAAATTTGAGCGCAAACGATAAATTTAAGAGCGAATTTATGTCCGCGATGGGGGACGATCTAAACACCTCAAAAGCCCTTGCTAGCGTAGACGAGTTTGTCCGCAGCGCAAACGACGAACTGGACGCAAATCCTAAAGACAAAGCCAAAAAAGGCGAGGTCGCGGCAAATTTGGAGCTGATAGCGCGAGTGCTAGGCATCTTGCAGGTGGACGTATTTGAGTATTTTCAGTTTGGCGTGAGCGACGAAAAACGAGCCTATATCGAGGATCTGATAAATCAAAGAAATGAAGCCAAAAAAGCAAAAAACTACGAGCTATCCGATAAAATCCGCGATATGCTATCCGCAAACGGCATCAGCCTCATGGATACTCCAAACGGCTGCATGTGGGAAAAGATATGA
- a CDS encoding YggS family pyridoxal phosphate-dependent enzyme, protein MKLAQILERIENARTGEPVKLIAVSKNVTTKEVLELFEQGQTSFGENRVQELKNKREILSNLPIEWHFIGRLQSNKINHLLALKPALWQSCESVEAALAVDKRLDHELPCLLQINSAREDSKQGISPEAAEAAFLQIAQECKFLKPVGVMSIGAHVEDEKVVKKSFETTRKIYENLQPRGAQICSMGMSGDFELAIKCGSNMIRLGSILYA, encoded by the coding sequence ATGAAACTCGCGCAAATTTTAGAACGCATCGAAAACGCACGTACCGGCGAGCCTGTAAAACTAATCGCCGTGAGCAAAAACGTAACTACCAAAGAGGTTTTGGAGCTTTTTGAACAGGGACAAACGAGCTTTGGCGAAAACCGCGTACAAGAGCTCAAAAACAAGAGAGAAATTTTGTCAAATTTACCGATAGAGTGGCACTTTATCGGGCGACTTCAAAGTAACAAAATAAACCACCTGTTAGCGCTCAAGCCCGCGCTTTGGCAAAGCTGCGAGAGCGTAGAGGCCGCGCTTGCGGTGGATAAGAGGCTTGACCATGAGCTACCTTGCCTGCTGCAAATAAACTCCGCGCGCGAAGATAGCAAACAAGGCATCTCGCCCGAGGCCGCCGAGGCTGCGTTTTTACAAATCGCGCAGGAGTGCAAATTTTTAAAACCAGTCGGTGTGATGAGTATCGGCGCGCACGTAGAGGACGAGAAGGTCGTAAAAAAAAGCTTTGAGACGACGCGTAAAATTTACGAAAATCTGCAACCTCGCGGCGCGCAAATTTGCTCGATGGGCATGAGCGGCGACTTTGAGTTAGCTATAAAATGCGGCTCGAATATGATTCGTTTGGGGTCGATTTTGTACGCGTAA
- a CDS encoding quinone-dependent dihydroorotate dehydrogenase, with protein sequence MNYETLKSIFFKFDPETAHKIVEKTLSISDCVFPGLYSIVAKNCVVTDAALSQNLLGTSFLNPVGIAGGFDKNATMLRPLAALGFGHVEFGTVTPKPQEGNAKPRLFRLIEEESIQNAMGFNNEGADALNARVGKLYPFAIPLFANIGKNKITPNEEAIKDYEILVAKFNEICDCFVINVSSPNTPNLRELQEDSFIKDLFARLTPIAKKPIIFKIAPDMDDDKAVQICKTAVECGAKGVIVNNTSVDYSLSKSPNLQNFGGLSGKVITKRSRELFSAVASELYGKTVLIASGGIDSAEEAYARIKSGANLVQIYTSFIFKGPNIAKQINEGILKLLKEDNFASISEAVGCDIKNKI encoded by the coding sequence TTGAATTACGAAACGCTAAAATCCATATTTTTTAAATTTGACCCCGAAACCGCTCACAAAATCGTAGAAAAAACGCTAAGTATCTCAGACTGCGTATTTCCGGGACTTTATAGCATCGTCGCCAAAAACTGCGTCGTCACGGACGCGGCTCTTTCGCAAAATTTGCTAGGAACTAGCTTTTTAAACCCAGTTGGAATCGCCGGTGGCTTTGATAAAAATGCCACCATGCTGCGTCCGCTGGCAGCGCTCGGGTTTGGGCACGTGGAGTTTGGCACCGTGACGCCAAAACCGCAAGAGGGCAACGCAAAACCTCGCCTTTTTCGCTTAATCGAAGAAGAGAGTATACAAAACGCGATGGGCTTTAACAACGAAGGCGCAGACGCTCTGAACGCACGCGTCGGCAAGCTCTATCCGTTTGCGATACCGCTTTTTGCCAACATCGGCAAAAATAAAATCACGCCAAATGAAGAAGCGATCAAGGACTACGAAATTTTAGTCGCCAAATTTAACGAAATTTGCGACTGCTTCGTCATCAACGTCTCCTCGCCAAACACCCCGAACCTACGCGAACTGCAAGAAGATAGCTTTATAAAAGACCTCTTTGCGCGCCTTACGCCGATCGCAAAAAAACCGATAATCTTTAAAATCGCGCCCGATATGGACGACGACAAAGCCGTGCAGATCTGCAAAACGGCCGTAGAATGCGGCGCAAAAGGCGTCATCGTAAATAATACGAGTGTGGATTATTCGCTATCAAAGTCGCCAAATTTACAAAATTTCGGCGGACTAAGCGGCAAGGTCATCACCAAACGCTCTCGCGAGCTTTTTAGTGCGGTAGCTAGCGAGCTTTACGGCAAGACGGTTTTGATCGCAAGCGGCGGCATAGACAGCGCCGAGGAGGCATACGCGCGCATAAAATCAGGCGCAAATTTGGTTCAAATTTACACATCCTTCATCTTTAAGGGTCCAAACATCGCAAAACAGATAAACGAAGGTATTTTAAAGCTTTTAAAAGAGGATAATTTCGCCTCAATTAGCGAAGCGGTGGGCTGCGATATAAAAAACAAAATTTAA
- a CDS encoding enoyl-ACP reductase encodes MNCENEFKGKTLVISGGTRGIGRAIVEEFAAKGVNIAFTYNSNEELAKTQAAELEATYGIKARAYALNILEPETYKDLFLEIDADFDRIDFFISNAIISGRSVAGGYTKFMKLRPRGINNIFTATVNAFVVGAQEAAKRMEKTGGGSIISLSSTGNLVYIENYAGHGTAKAAVEAMARYAATELGEKNIRVNVVSGGPIETDALRAFTNYEEVRDKTAELSPLNRMGQPTDIAGACLFLCSSKASWVTGHTFIIDGGTTFK; translated from the coding sequence ATGAACTGCGAAAACGAATTTAAAGGCAAAACTCTAGTAATCAGCGGCGGAACGCGCGGTATCGGACGCGCCATCGTGGAGGAATTCGCCGCAAAGGGCGTAAACATCGCCTTTACATATAACTCAAACGAAGAGCTAGCCAAGACCCAAGCCGCCGAGCTCGAGGCGACGTACGGCATAAAAGCCAGAGCCTACGCACTAAATATACTAGAGCCCGAGACCTACAAAGATCTATTTTTAGAGATCGACGCAGACTTCGACCGCATCGATTTTTTCATCTCAAACGCTATCATCTCGGGTCGTTCGGTCGCAGGCGGATATACGAAATTTATGAAACTTCGCCCTCGCGGTATTAATAATATTTTCACGGCAACCGTAAACGCATTCGTAGTCGGCGCGCAAGAAGCGGCAAAACGCATGGAAAAAACGGGCGGCGGCAGTATCATCTCGCTTTCATCTACAGGTAATCTCGTCTACATCGAAAACTACGCAGGCCATGGCACTGCAAAAGCTGCAGTAGAAGCTATGGCGCGCTATGCGGCAACCGAGCTTGGCGAAAAAAATATCCGCGTAAACGTCGTTAGCGGCGGTCCAATCGAGACGGACGCGTTGCGAGCCTTCACCAACTATGAGGAAGTACGCGACAAAACAGCCGAGCTAAGCCCGCTAAATCGCATGGGGCAGCCGACCGACATAGCAGGTGCGTGTTTGTTTCTGTGCAGCTCAAAAGCCAGCTGGGTTACGGGCCACACCTTCATCATCGACGGCGGTACTACATTTAAATGA
- the rseP gene encoding RIP metalloprotease RseP, whose product MKSIIFVAALLAVGIYTYSWHFLITVLVISFLIFFHELGHFLAARMLKVGVLKFSVGFGQSVYSKTIGGTEYAISAIPLGGYVSLKGQEDAKPSLKNEDADSYTRLSPLGRIFILFAGPFFNFALAFFIFIALGHIGVERLAPTVGKVLENSAAANAGLQKGDKILNINGIKISEWDEISKNVNLTSTAITLERAGEIKTINLTPKIGQSMTIFGEKIEKPLIGISPSGEAVTIRNTGFSSLKFALVETVNASKLIFTGLEKLIVGVVPLKEMGGIIQITDITSKAAGIGLSTLLIIAALISVNLGVLNLLPIPALDGGHIFFNLYELVFRREMNEKVYIGLTYCGWAFLLCLMAFATFNDVMRLSGAGQ is encoded by the coding sequence TTGAAAAGCATTATCTTTGTGGCGGCGTTGCTAGCCGTCGGCATTTATACGTATTCTTGGCACTTTTTGATCACGGTTTTGGTGATTTCGTTTCTTATATTTTTCCATGAGCTGGGCCACTTTCTCGCCGCTCGCATGCTAAAAGTGGGCGTTTTAAAATTTAGCGTGGGCTTTGGCCAGAGCGTCTACTCAAAAACCATCGGCGGCACCGAGTACGCCATCAGCGCGATACCGCTTGGCGGCTACGTTAGTCTAAAAGGACAAGAGGACGCAAAGCCCAGCCTAAAAAACGAGGACGCCGACAGCTACACGAGACTTAGCCCGCTAGGACGCATTTTCATCCTTTTTGCCGGACCGTTTTTTAACTTTGCCTTGGCGTTTTTTATCTTTATCGCGCTCGGACACATCGGCGTAGAAAGGCTAGCGCCGACTGTGGGCAAGGTGCTGGAAAACTCGGCTGCGGCGAATGCCGGACTGCAAAAGGGCGATAAAATTTTAAACATAAACGGCATCAAAATCAGCGAATGGGACGAGATAAGCAAAAACGTAAATTTAACCTCCACCGCGATCACGCTCGAGCGCGCAGGCGAAATAAAAACGATAAATTTGACGCCTAAAATCGGGCAAAGCATGACGATATTTGGCGAAAAGATAGAAAAACCGCTCATCGGCATTTCGCCCTCAGGCGAGGCCGTCACGATACGAAACACCGGCTTTAGCTCGCTCAAATTTGCGCTTGTTGAGACCGTAAACGCCTCAAAGCTTATATTTACGGGGCTTGAAAAGCTGATAGTGGGCGTCGTGCCGCTAAAAGAGATGGGCGGCATCATCCAGATCACTGACATCACCTCAAAAGCCGCTGGTATCGGCCTCTCAACACTACTCATCATCGCCGCGCTCATCTCCGTAAATTTAGGCGTGCTAAACCTGCTGCCTATCCCAGCGCTTGACGGCGGTCATATATTTTTCAACCTTTACGAGCTCGTTTTCCGCCGCGAGATGAACGAAAAAGTCTATATCGGCCTCACCTACTGCGGCTGGGCGTTCTTGCTCTGCCTGATGGCATTTGCGACCTTTAACGACGTGATGCGCCTGAGCGGAGCGGGACAATGA
- a CDS encoding ABC transporter ATP-binding protein, producing MKQMSLKEVLRRFAPYFRDYISYFIIAIAGMLMASGGTAASAWVIEPVLNKIFIEKNKDLLYLLPYAIIAIYFLKGLGTFLQAYFTAYIGQDIVRRFREKLLKNLLNLDMKFFNDYRTGELISRNINDIDRIRSIVSSMIPELIREAITIVGLLCVVLYQSLQLAFFALVIMPAAVYPLSRLAKKMKKISRASQEKTSDISSKLSEIFTNIEIIKANNAQEFEHAKFTDENAKFFKLNLKSVKVNEMVSPMMEIFGSVGVAAVVIIGGKEVIDGNLTMGSFFSFLTALFMLYTPIKRISGLYNKMQDAVVAAERTFELLDKEPQILSGDKPVPSEINLINFKDVRLNYDDKEVLKGINLSASKSQTVALVGSSGGGKSSVVNLLMRFYDANGGAIEINGENIKNFDLGSLRQNIGLVTQRVYIFNDTVANNVAYGREYDEAKVELALKTANAYDFVSNLPQGAQTVLNEFGTNLSGGQRQRIAIARALYDDPQILIFDEATSALDNESEQQITKAIANLQKEKIIFIIAHRLSTVQNADKIAVISGGKVVGFDTDEALSKSCEIYAKLKGEALV from the coding sequence ATGAAGCAGATGAGCCTAAAAGAGGTCTTGCGGCGGTTTGCGCCCTATTTTAGGGATTATATTTCGTATTTTATCATCGCGATTGCGGGCATGCTGATGGCTAGCGGCGGTACGGCCGCGTCGGCGTGGGTGATCGAGCCTGTGTTAAATAAAATTTTCATCGAAAAAAACAAAGACCTGCTTTATCTTTTGCCCTACGCCATCATAGCGATTTACTTTTTAAAGGGGCTTGGGACGTTTTTGCAGGCCTATTTTACCGCGTACATCGGGCAGGATATCGTGAGGAGATTTCGCGAAAAGCTGCTAAAAAACCTGCTAAATTTGGATATGAAGTTTTTTAACGACTACCGTACGGGCGAGCTAATCAGCCGAAATATCAACGACATCGACCGCATCAGAAGTATCGTTAGCTCCATGATCCCAGAGCTCATCCGCGAGGCTATCACGATCGTCGGGTTACTTTGCGTCGTGCTTTATCAGAGCTTGCAGCTTGCGTTTTTTGCGCTAGTTATCATGCCTGCAGCCGTATATCCGCTCTCAAGACTCGCAAAAAAGATGAAAAAAATCTCCCGCGCCTCGCAGGAAAAGACCTCCGACATCAGCTCGAAGCTGAGCGAAATTTTTACCAACATCGAAATCATCAAAGCAAACAACGCGCAGGAGTTTGAGCACGCCAAATTTACCGACGAAAACGCAAAATTTTTCAAGCTAAATTTAAAAAGCGTAAAAGTAAACGAGATGGTAAGCCCGATGATGGAAATTTTTGGCTCCGTGGGCGTCGCGGCGGTCGTCATTATCGGCGGCAAAGAGGTCATAGACGGAAATTTGACGATGGGAAGCTTCTTTTCGTTTCTAACCGCGCTTTTCATGCTTTATACGCCTATTAAACGCATTTCAGGCCTTTATAACAAAATGCAAGACGCCGTGGTCGCGGCCGAGAGAACCTTTGAGCTACTTGATAAAGAGCCTCAAATTTTAAGCGGCGACAAACCGGTGCCGTCTGAAATAAATTTGATAAATTTTAAAGACGTCAGGCTAAATTACGACGATAAAGAGGTGCTAAAAGGCATAAATCTAAGCGCGAGCAAATCCCAAACCGTAGCACTCGTGGGTAGTAGCGGCGGCGGAAAAAGCTCGGTCGTAAACCTGCTCATGAGATTTTACGACGCAAACGGCGGAGCGATCGAGATAAACGGCGAAAATATCAAAAATTTCGATCTAGGTTCGCTTAGGCAAAATATCGGCCTAGTTACCCAGCGCGTCTATATCTTTAACGACACGGTCGCAAACAACGTCGCCTACGGCCGCGAATACGACGAGGCCAAGGTCGAGCTCGCGCTAAAAACCGCAAACGCTTATGATTTCGTGTCAAATTTGCCCCAGGGCGCTCAGACCGTTTTAAATGAATTTGGCACCAATCTCTCAGGCGGCCAGCGCCAGCGTATCGCCATCGCCCGCGCGCTCTACGACGATCCGCAGATTTTGATATTTGACGAGGCTACGAGCGCCCTGGATAACGAAAGCGAACAGCAAATAACCAAAGCCATCGCGAATTTACAAAAAGAAAAGATAATATTTATCATCGCGCACCGCCTAAGCACGGTGCAAAATGCCGATAAAATCGCCGTTATCAGCGGCGGAAAAGTGGTTGGTTTTGATACTGACGAGGCGCTTAGCAAGAGCTGCGAAATTTACGCGAAACTAAAAGGCGAAGCCCTTGTTTAA